Genomic window (Vigna unguiculata cultivar IT97K-499-35 chromosome 10, ASM411807v1, whole genome shotgun sequence):
TTTGTTTTGATTGATTTTGTAGGTGttatctattacatattaagaaaagaagaaactatcaaaattactacattaccCATTGTCTTTTGTTGACAAGTGtcctaaaaattaattttttttcgtgATTTTAAAATACTGGTACAAAAGGATCCAActtcaaatcctacaaaagtcaatttgtttttattttttcatttatttctgttacatattaagaaaagaagatactaccaaaattactacattacccattatcttttattgataagagtcttaaaaattaattttttcgtcattttaaaacCCAGATACAAAAGGACCcggttcaaatcctacaaaagtcaatttgtttttattttttcatttatttatgatttcaactacaatattaataataagtaatattattatttgtaatatttttataagttttattatttgtaattattaatagtattatatgttactattatatattattactattattattattattattattattattaacactaGCGTATACACAAGTGCGACAGCCTatgtgtacacattttttaaatatatgtaatattatgTTAGTAGGTGgtgataatgtaatgttattaatttaatatataaaataaaattatatttattaaaaataaagtgaaatatatcagaaaagatgagagaataattgttgataaatagagaaaaagagaagagcAGAGATAAatggttttataaaaaaatttgtaaaagtaatggtcaattttaaaaaatttaataaataattatattttaaagggtaaaattggtattttgaaatatggacCCAAAAGAGggaatcatctttatatattgttatagattattagtagtaaaattattactgttattattaagaatattaaaaagtaggattaagtatgtttttagtccttgaactttgaccaaaaattggaattcgtccctgatcgaaactttgataaattttggtccctaaactttaaaaatgaatgaaaataatccttttaacccaattttgttaacctttttttaggtttcgaacgCATTTCTCAATGCATATTGAACCGAAAATTTGTCAAACGacgtaaacaactccaatatttaatgagaaatgcgttcgaaacctaataaaaaattaacaaaattggattaaaaggattatattcatttatttttaaaatttagggaccaaaatttattaaaatttcgaCCAggaacgaattccaattttggaccAAAGTTCAGGTACCAAAAGCATACTTAATCCTAAAAAGtaatatactaattttattattatatattattgttataagaaAAGAAGtactagaaaaattattattattattattattattattattattattattaagaattataattattatattattattattataattactatcatatctaatttaaaaaattagtgattccaaaaatattatattattaaccaTCATAacaattattactattaatattatttttattatccataataataataattattattattattataaactataattattttatttttatagtattattattacgaattataattataactataattattattgttattattatcaattctaactataattataataataataataataataataattattattattattattattattattattattagctaCAATTATTAATATcgttattttatcaattataattattttaatcattattactattaattataAGCATTATTATCATTACTATTAACTATggatattttgattattatattattattattattaattataattattataataattattattattattgtttttattattatggttagatacacattttactttttcttattatGTTGGGACATTGTTTCAATTACTtcatttcatttgttttgttgttcatttatctttatatatgagcaattattttaattcaaaaaaatagttactaaaattagtaaaataataaaattaaaaaataatttttttattatatataattatttaaatttaaaatataagaattaagagcataaaattgaaaacacaaaataggaaacaaaaaatgtttatctttttatatatgtagttgtattattattattattatttttatcactaccCGATATTGTTATAGtgttatgattattattattattattattattattattattattattgttatagttagacacacattctatttttatttactatgggatcatatctcaattacttgtgtaagacccacttttcaTTTTGTGCCTTTTACTTTAAAGGGCTGCCCCATCTTGTGGGCCTAAGGACAGACCCAAAAGGGAGAATCAGACCTATTATGCCCCAACCTTAATCTTGTGCTCTTTTTGTAAAACAGAACCCTTGTGCCTCCTTGAGCAGCCGCACTCTTTACTAGGGTTTGCCTTCTCGCCTCTTCTAAGTCCGCTCAAGCTATTCCTACTTCACGTAAGTCATCCTACATCTCGTGCCGCCCATTTCTGGGTATCTTTTCGTGTTTTACCCAACTAAGCCTCTGTGATGATCTTACCTTGTGTTATTTCCGTGTTTTTCCAGCTCCTAAGCGTACTCCTCGTTCTATTGAGTCTGTGTCTACCATCGAGGTCTTGCTCTAGCCTATTCCAGGTAAGAGAAGCTAGACCTTACCATATTTTTGATAGAATTTGCTTGTTTGATGAGTATATGATGATTGAACGGCCTGTGTGTGAATATAATCGGTTGAAAATGCCTATTGGACTGTGTGGGTGAGTGTGGGTGATTGTCACTCGAATGAACAGTGGCGGGcgctggttttctcgcccaagcgagcatgcctagcctaggcgagactgacagaggctcgcccaagtcTTCCTGCACGAacggtcgcccaggcgacttgGCTTCATTTTTGAGCGAGGtacaatctcgcttaggcgagaaggggctcgcctaagcgagaccccgCAGAGGTCATTGTTCCCTAGTCgcgccctcgcctaggcgagataggactcgcctgagtgagaggATCCCACTCGCCTGAGTGAGCCCTGCTTGCTTGAGCGAGGCAGTGGGTAGGTTTGGATGTTATTGTTGGGTGGCTCACTGATGTGTGACTTGTTTGTCTGACCCAAATGCTTTACTAGAAGGGGCGCGTGATGATGACATGATTAATATATGAGTTTGAGATGGAAATGGCATGTTATTTTATTGGgtatgaattggaaagcatgagttgATGATTGGTTGTTTATACATGATGTTAGTATTTGTGAGAACTTTCTGATTGGTTGCGAAACATGAACTAAGTGTGGTAGGGCATAAtcccatgactcttgtagtgagagatcttggtggcgcctcatATGTTGGAAGTAATTCCATGGACCCTCTTAATGGGAGCTCCTGGTGGTGCCTCGACGAAAGGGCGTAATTTCACGGGGggttgtggtggtgcctcagggccatggcgtaattccatgaaggccacgtggtggtgcctcctgtaagggtataattccgtgaaggcctcgcggtgacgcctcattgctaggacgtaattccactaccacgtggtggtgcctcagtcaCGTATCTGGATAGTCAAGTCTTAGAGTCTCATATATTTTTGATAGCTCTGGTGTGATGCTTGTTATTTATGCTTGGCTTTGAAGTTACCTGTGAAATGTTATAATATGAGATTcctttacactagcttaccctgttgCTTGCTTGTATGTTGTGTGTGGTCTTCTctattgcgatgatcatcaaccttgttgatgtgagcagatgtgagaacccctgGCAGTGGTAATGATGGTAGGGATGTTGCAGCTTGATGGATTGGATGGGTGTTGGGCCATTGTGGGGCCCAACAATGAAGGATTTTATTAGTCATGCTTCTCGTTTCCGAACAAGACCTAGTTTAAttacttgttttcttttagtgtATTCTGTTTGGGCCGTGTGGAACCCTTTCCTTGTAATCTGGGTATGTCTGACGTATGGAATACTCTTATACCTTAAACTCCGTATTCTCTGAATATTCATGTATGTGATGTGTTATTTCATTTGAGGTTATCCAGTttttgggatgttacaacttgtattttttatttattttgttgttcattttatctctatatatgtgtaattatttgagttaaaaaaataattattaaaattagtaaaatgataaaatggacaaatacttttttattatgaataattatttaaatttaataaatgatcattaagaggataaaattataaaaacaaaagatgATACAAAAAtgtgtatatctttatatatgtagttgttgtattattattatttttatcactatggGACAtcattataatggtattattattattatagttagacatttatcttaattttatttactatgagatcatatttgaattacttgtcctttttatttattttgttattgatatatatctttatatataattatagattatttttttaaaaatttaataatttatattaatattattattagtattttaacgtttaaataaatataataacaattatattattattctaaaaagatttgaaataaaaaaaaagtgcatACACCCACGGTTCataaactattataattatttcaaaaatcaatTATCTACACcagatttattatatttaaaactaaaattattatcacataacttagatttactatttcattactttaataataacatttacattaatataacctaattttcatgacatttcactatataatattttcactactttattattttaatataaaaaaaaagtctattagttgttgttaaaaaaaactactcatttttattttattgatttcttAAACAATATTGAGAATTGAAATGTATTGAGAAGGGATATGAAATTCTTAAGAAATAAAACTGTCACATAATTTTTTGCATCTTATGATTATGAAAAtgtttcatattaatattattatattttatgtaaatcttctaagaaaaaacatttttaatttatgagataataatatttaatttgtttatatcgATATTGATTAATAGAtaatggtgttttttttttcaaggtgTGTTTAAATGGAGTCCAGGATTGTTATTACACTTTAGAGGAAGTTTGTTATTATAAgtactaaattataaaacttgTTTACCTCGtctcttttactttttaatatagttatatcattccagatgtttcttttttttagtaaaatctTAAGTAGGTTTTCTCAtctttatttgactcaattaaatttttattttgtaaaattttataatcaagtatttttcattattagtACAATAACGGTGTTAACGATGTATTATGTGTCAGTACgtgatttttctttaattttttaattttttatatatacttttttaaaattgtcacgtgtcaattttttaatttttatttaatttttttttaaaataatttaaaaaaattaaaaaatcacgtGTTGACATGTGACATATAATTAACACCGTTACTTGTTACTGTACTACTAACAAATAAGAATATACCggtaacaaatttgtaaaataaaaatttaattgagtcaaataaaaatgaaagaacttACGTAAATTTTActacaaaaatagaaaactataataatttaatcttttaatatataagcAAGATATTAAAAACCATACCTTTCATCTCGTAATTACATTGGAATATAACACTTCAATCACAATAAAAAGTTAGATAgaaataataatgtaatttatGTGATCATAAAATTGCCTTATTTCCATTTACCTtattcgggttttgggttttttcTTTTGGGAGGCTTCGGCGGCGCATTTTCAGACCAATAACCTGGCCGTCAGTTTCCACCATGCGGAGCTTCAGGATGAGAACCCTGTTGTCCCGGGTGAAgaggaaaacaaagaaaactacCAGAAACCGAAAAACAACCACAGGAAACTGCATTTCAATATCAAAAGAGTTAGCACGTCTAGTGGAACAAAaacatgaagaagaagaagaagaagaagttgttgAGGAAGGTTTCAGCATCAAAAGTTCTGCTCCATCACACACTCACGGTGTTCAGCCCTTGGGAAATCTCTATCTGAACCCCAGTTCCGTTAACTCTAGAGACACCGGCTTAGGTAATCTTCATATTCTTTCAGATGAGCTTGTTCTTGACATGCTTGGGTTTTTGGATGCTTCTTCCTTAGGGGTTTTGAGCGCTGTGAGCAAGTCTTTCTACGTGTTCACCAACCATGAACCCCTTTGGAAGAATCTCGTGTTGGAGAACTTTCTATCTGGGTTTCAGTACAAAGGGTCTTGGAAATCCACCTATGTATCTGCCTGTTACCCTTCATTTGCTAACTCTGCTATTGCTCTCCGGGGTTTCAAAGTTAGAGACTTTTACTCGGATTATCTTTTCCAGAGTTGGCTCTGTGCTAACCTTGAAATGAAGCCTGAGTGGTTGGAGAGGGATAATGTGGTTCGAAAGAGGGGAATTTCGGTTGAGGAGTTTGTGTTGAATTTTGAGGAGCCTAATAGACCGGTGTTGTTGGAAGGGTGTATTGATAATTGGAGTGCATTGGGAAATTGGGATAGGGATTATTTGGTAAGATTGAGTGGTGATGTTAAGTTTTCAGTTGGGCCAGTGGAGATGAAGCTTGGAGATTACTTTGGGTACTCAGATCAAGTTAGAGAGGAAAGGCCTCTGTATTTGTTTGATCCTAAGTTTGCTGAAAAGGTTCCAAAATTAGGTGATGAATATGAAGTTCCAGTGTACTTTAGGGAAGACTTGTTTGGTGTTTTGGGCAATGAGAGGCCAGACTACAGGTGGATTATTATTGGACCTGCAGGGTCTGGATCCTCTTTCCATGTTGATCCAAATTCAACCTCAGCTTGGAATGCAGTGATCAAAGGATCCAAGAAATGGATTTTGTTTCCTCCTGATGTGATTCCACCTGGTGTTCATCCTAGTCCTGATGGGGCTGATGTTGCATCTCCTGTTTCAATAATTGAATGGTTCATGAACTTCTATGGTGCAACcaaaaattggaaaaagaaaCCAATTGAGTGTGTGTGTAAAGCTGGAGAGGTCATCTTTGTGCCTAGTGGATGGTGGCATTTGGTGATCAACCTGGAGGAATCTATCGCCATAACCCAAAACTATGTTAGTAGGTGAGGTCTTTTATTGATTTCTGCaaaatttatatgatatttgATTAATCAAATAGTTATTATCGAGCTTCTAGTTACACTGGATTTTCGGTCTACTGAACCTAAACTAATTGTTACTCTGTGCTCTTTTAAGTTAGTAATTGAGGACAACTTGATAGAGCTATGGCTAACTTCATTTGATTCTGTGTCTGAATGGACCTCTTCTAGTCATGTTTTATCCTTGGTTGTAGTTTGATACATGTTCAACTATTGTAAGTATGATGGATCGACTATTCTGTCTTTGTTCTGTTGAGTAGTCGACTTTctgattttagttgcattcattgGTTATTATATGAAATCAAAATCGTTAATCTTGAAGGAAGCAGATATTTTGATAGACACATTTTCTTGGAATACTCattatttgtttggtttttatgttaaaataccAATTGGCCCTTTAGAGTTCACCCTCTGGGCTAGATATGTGAAAATTTATTTGGACACATTTTTCGGTTATAAAGGGACAGGTAGTGAATGGTGCCTGGTTTGTAATGGCATTGTCAAACATCAACATCTACTCATTTTATGTTTAGGTGGAGTACTGTAGTTTGCATGACTTATCCTTTATATATATGAAGATGAAGTGTCCAAATTCtctattggattttttttttgtgatgttcTCTGCTGAGTATTCAAAAATATACTGATATTGatatattacaattatttttaatatatttaatacatCAAAAATTAGTGTCAATCAATATATGTTGAAGGCACAGTACAAAGACAACATAAAAAATCCAGCTGAGAATCTAAATTTGAAGATGAGGATGACTGAAGAATTTCTTTTGTTTGCTTATGGAGAGTAGGTCACTaacatgatatttttcttttaaactgtTATACTCAATTTGTCCATGTGTCTACAACACAGTCATTAATAAGCAGATGATAAGCATAATATAAAACTCAACAATAACATGTGTTTGTTTTTGTCTTAGTAATTTGGCTTTGTATTTTGCATGTGAATATGATAGTCTGATATCAAATGTATTGTTGCAGGAGAAATTTGGTAAAGGTCTTGGATTTTCTTAAAAGGCCAAATGCTAGCACACTGGTATCTGGAACAAGGGATCGAGTGAATTTGTATGATAAGTTTAAGAATGCCATTGAGGCTTCTTTTCCAGGAGAAATTGATGAACTGACTCggaaagaagaagagagaaagatcCAGCAAAGGAAACTTTGCTTTTGGGATTCTGTCACAGATGCTAATGCAGGAGCTTTCAAGTTTTCTTTCTAGAGTAATTTACTGTAACCAACGATATTGCTGATCCTTGTTTCAGAAAGATCCTATACCTcaattttttccattttaatttttcattgattGTTTTTGTACCATTTATATTCCTTTTTTAAATGCTATAAATGTCATTACAGTCTTCCATTTTGAGTTCCTTGCtgttaattatatcaaaagtgTAAAACAATTCTCATTGCATACATCTTCTTGATGGAGGATAGCCATATAAATCTGATGGAGAGGGCAAATAATTTGGTGATTATAAACTCTTCATGCATTCAAGAAAAGACattaagggaaaaaaaaaatctattttatataaacttaatgattaatttgaaaaaaaaaatctctcatTTAACTTCCATAAAAATGGTTTTGATTTACATAGTTGTTCATTTTAACTTTTGAGAcgaatttagttttttctagTGATAAATACTTATAGAAGAATTCATCTAAACATGAACAAATACATATGGTAgtcttaaataatattattaataataaataagaaattggTGTTCTCATCTATGGGAGGAGTGTCAAAATGGTTTGGTCCGACTCATTTAGGCTTGTTCGGTTTCTATCTTGCCAAAATCGGATTGAACTCAGCCAACTTGACATCTGAAAATAGGCTATGAACTTGAGCCTGTTCCGCCAATGGACAGGCTGACTTATTCATCCCTCTTTCTGCTGTAAGTGTTTTCCTTCAAGCGGGAAACAAAAGACAATGTAAAGGATGGATGAAAATAAAAGGCattcaaaaaggaaatggaaagaaaaaagcTAGAGCGAAGGGCATTACCAAGAGGCGTGGAGGCGGTGTTGTGGTGGAAGAGACCAGTGAGGGGAGAGAGAGTTCTGATTTGATTGTGAGGGAAGTGATGGGAAGGTTTTGGAAAGTGAAGTGTTAGAAGAGAGAACCTTAGGCTTTAGGTTGGGTGAAtgaagaaagggaaaaaaaataaaacacatcaCACGGGTTGTGGGTTGGCTCATGTTCCGGCTAGGCAGGCTCGTTGAGTTCTAGTGGGTTGACGGGTTTAAACTCGTGACCTGACCCACCTTTTTCATGTTGGGCTGACGGGTTGATCATTGAGCATAACTCGTGACATTTCTAATTGCAAGTTAGTGTTTTTATGGTAGTAGGTATTATCAAAATATGTCATGTGATACGAGTGTCTGATTCGAAATGGTACATGATATAACacctataattatatattagccTAAAATTCTCATTTCgtcttaattttcattttaattattcaatttgatatctttattttttttattattcacttaagtcttaattttttttaaaaccgtTAGATTAGCACAGTCTTTCTATATGCCATGTGtcaattaatgatatttttatttatttttctttttttaagcgTTTTGTCACATGTCAAGTTCATGTCGTGTAATGTCATATGACAATGTTAGTGACAGTGTGAGTGTCAATATCACATGTCAATGTCAGTTTCACATACTAATGCCTTGAATTTAATTCACTCcctgtatttaaaattttgactaaattgaattatagtttttattaaaattgagcAATGTTGTCCCTTTTCAAAGTAAGACCAAATTAGTCACTTTAAGCCTAATTATAAGTtacatatacatgttaaaacaatattttagaatttatatatcaaatcactccatctaaatattaaaattaattttactctttacatttctaatttcaataaaaaaacactattttaaaaagtataaaacttAACCAAAAATGAATCAATTGTTGGATTATTTAGGACTTAGTCATGCTAAAGATTTGAAATTTCTACTAAAGGAGGCGGAATGAGAAGAGGGGAAATGAGTTATTTAGGTTGTTGAATTATCATGTTTGTATCGCAAAAGCTACAAAATATGGATGGTGAGGAATATTTTTCTAGAGAAAGATGATGACATAAAAATCAAtctaataaaatcaatttgtaaataaaaagtTTCATTAGGTGAAATATTTACATCAACTAGAAATaagatcaatttataatatataaaatagatacAAACTTTACTTTATAAACCGATTTTATAAAACCGAATTAGGTTTAAAGACCACTTCTTATTTCAACACGATCCATTACTAACCATGAAACATAagactaaatatttataaatagtcCAATAGTGATTGAGTTTTGTATTTAATGATCGTAAGATCTCTGACTCTTATAATCAATATCCTCTAAATATATCATTTCAATcgatattatttttagaaagttCTCTTAGGACACCTTATGCCTTGTGTTGTGCATGTTTATGAGGAATTTTTGTAGTGGCCGAGAATCATCAAAATATAGGAATTGATATTTTGGTAACAAAAGAATATATACCCGAAAATAGCTTGTGTAAGCAATTATTAACATCAATGGAATTTCGTGGCATAGAATctagcattttttttaatacgtATAGGGGGTTCGATCTCgtagttcaattatttgaaaatttccttCAACACCACCATGATTTAACATGTGATTATCCCTAATTTAAGATGCTTAAAGCAAAATTTAAAGCAAAATGCATGTAGATAAATTTTGTCAACTCAAATgaacatatgtatatataagtatTATTTTCCTCTACCGATTATACGGAAATATCATTTTGAAATATTCCTTAGAATAGGTTAAcacaaattatcttctaaatttgTCTTATTCTCCACATCCTCACACTtataaatgtcaaaaaaatccttATCTACGGGTATCTGCGAATAAAATCCACAACGGGTaggaaacgaatattaaaaatggatacttATTACCCGGGGGTAccagtatttttgatacccacaTGTTAACTGGGCGAgtacggatatcatagtatccgtacccgctaaactttaatttacaaaaatacccttatatatatatatatatatatatatatatatatatatatatatatatatatatatattagtaaaaaacattctaacctaattttttttctaagttgcacatcttgtcttgtcttctatcttcattttttcaccttcaagtattggtacattGTCTTCTTCCAGGTAcatcccttgacattcttctcttttctttttttgaaattgggcatatacatcaaatcctatATAGACAGTGACGTTTATgatatgcttgttgtcaaatgatggaatcaaaataagaatacttggcacgtggcaattgaggtttattatttgtttcttttgtttatttttcaggaatcaattggagaaagtgGACTTTTTATCAAAGCATTAATTAAAGAGTTTTCATtatgttgaacgtcattttatatttacttttataattatttggacttgtatgaacttgaatttatttgaattttatttaaaatttatgacagtgatgtattttattttatttgaatttatgattaaatatttggtttttaaataattatgtaaatacCCACTGGTACCTGTGGATACCCACAGatatgaacaaaaaataagctgatacccgcataacggatgtCCGACGAATGTGGATATGAGTACGGAATGGATATTTATCCAATGGGTAGGGTacgagggagctactacccACTCTGTTGATATCCCTACTCACACTcccttttctttccttttaatttgtttaaatataatattttaaagaacaAATGCACTTAACATTGCAATGTTAGAGCCAAGAGGCATGCAAGAAAATTAAGAACACTAATCGATATATAATCCAAACCCAATTCGACAAAAAAGTGCCAAACCCTATGAATTTGCCACTCatgccaaaaaaataaaataaaaaataaaatccaccATTGTGAACCAAAGAAGTATGGTTGATGATGACACActcaatgaataataataatataaataagcaAAGCATTTTGTGAAAGATATTCCTCATTTGGGTGCTTTCACAATTGCGAAAGTCCCCATATATTTGTATACTTTAATTAATACTCACGAATGCacactttttgttttctatggACGATTCTTAGTAGATTCCAAGGAATCATCCTATCCCCCACAACCCACATGACACCTTTTTCCACTACTAAGAACAATATTACTTACTAAACCTTCCAACCACATATGTATATGTCAACAATATTTATCTTaatgtcaaaattttgaaattttcaaatgaTATTGTTTTTATAGGGACTTTCCTTTTCAAACTATGGGGCTTTTCCTATGTtgacaatttattatttttttatcatttgagtattatagttatttaaattaattcaatttgatttctAACTTATAAAATTACCTTCAATTTAACatgatatcaaattaaaatatatgttttatcaGAAATCTTAGTAAATCTTAACTTGAATCGCTTAAATTGCAATTCTAGTCTCCCTAAATTCTTGATTTGAGATTTTAATCCACAGTATTTATCCAGCTCTCAGTTTTACTTAtcttttcctattttatttttcactaatGCATCTTAGACTAATACTACATTCGTGAATGATCAGTAAATAATGAAAAGATAG
Coding sequences:
- the LOC114167532 gene encoding F-box protein At5g06550; translation: MRSFRMRTLLSRVKRKTKKTTRNRKTTTGNCISISKELARLVEQKHEEEEEEEVVEEGFSIKSSAPSHTHGVQPLGNLYLNPSSVNSRDTGLGNLHILSDELVLDMLGFLDASSLGVLSAVSKSFYVFTNHEPLWKNLVLENFLSGFQYKGSWKSTYVSACYPSFANSAIALRGFKVRDFYSDYLFQSWLCANLEMKPEWLERDNVVRKRGISVEEFVLNFEEPNRPVLLEGCIDNWSALGNWDRDYLVRLSGDVKFSVGPVEMKLGDYFGYSDQVREERPLYLFDPKFAEKVPKLGDEYEVPVYFREDLFGVLGNERPDYRWIIIGPAGSGSSFHVDPNSTSAWNAVIKGSKKWILFPPDVIPPGVHPSPDGADVASPVSIIEWFMNFYGATKNWKKKPIECVCKAGEVIFVPSGWWHLVINLEESIAITQNYVSRRNLVKVLDFLKRPNASTLVSGTRDRVNLYDKFKNAIEASFPGEIDELTRKEEERKIQQRKLCFWDSVTDANAGAFKFSF